The following are from one region of the Erwinia billingiae Eb661 genome:
- a CDS encoding helicase HerA-like C-terminal domain-containing protein, translated as MTEPLLIAKTTDLSLSLLPGMANRHGLITGATGTGKTVTLQKLAESFSAIGVPVFMADVKGDLTGIAKEGTASEKLLARLAKIGVTDWSPQGNPVVLWDIFGEKGHPIRATVSDLGPLLLARLLDLNEVQSGVLQIIFRVADDQGLLLLDFKDLRAMTQYIGENAKAFQTQYGNINSASVGAIQRGLLSLEQQGAEYFFGEPMLDIKDWMRTDSSGKGVINILSAEKLYQMPKLYATSLLWMLSELYEQLPEAGDQEKPKLVFFFDEAHLLFSDAPQVLLDKIEQVIRLIRSKAVGVYFVSQNPADIPDTVLGQLGNRVQHALRAFTPKDQKAVKVAAQTMRANPAFDTVAAIQELGTGEALISFLDEKGSPSMVQRASVIAPFSRMGPVTDDERNGLINHSPLSGKYEEAVDRESAYEMLSKGVQAASDKANAPPAKGQKVEVDDGILGGLKDILFGSTGPRGGKRDGVVQSVTKSAARQITNQIIRGVLGSIMGGRKR; from the coding sequence ATGACTGAACCGTTGCTGATTGCTAAAACCACCGACCTGTCGCTGAGCCTGTTGCCTGGCATGGCCAATCGTCACGGGCTGATTACCGGCGCAACCGGCACCGGGAAAACCGTCACCCTGCAAAAGCTGGCGGAAAGCTTCTCTGCCATCGGCGTCCCGGTGTTTATGGCCGATGTGAAGGGCGATCTGACCGGGATAGCGAAAGAAGGCACGGCATCTGAGAAGCTGTTAGCGCGACTCGCGAAGATTGGCGTGACCGACTGGTCGCCGCAGGGCAATCCGGTGGTGCTGTGGGATATCTTCGGCGAGAAAGGCCATCCCATTCGCGCCACGGTCTCCGATCTCGGCCCGTTGCTGTTGGCGCGTCTGCTGGATCTGAATGAAGTCCAGAGCGGCGTGCTGCAGATTATCTTCCGCGTGGCGGACGATCAGGGTTTGCTGCTACTCGACTTTAAAGACCTGCGGGCGATGACCCAGTACATCGGCGAGAACGCCAAAGCATTCCAGACGCAGTACGGCAATATCAACAGCGCGTCGGTGGGGGCGATCCAGCGCGGGCTGCTGTCGCTGGAGCAACAGGGTGCCGAGTACTTTTTCGGTGAGCCGATGCTCGACATCAAAGACTGGATGCGCACCGACAGCAGCGGCAAAGGGGTGATCAATATCCTCTCGGCAGAGAAGCTCTATCAGATGCCGAAACTCTACGCCACCAGCCTGCTGTGGATGCTTTCAGAGCTCTATGAGCAACTGCCGGAAGCTGGCGATCAAGAGAAGCCAAAACTGGTGTTCTTCTTCGATGAAGCCCATTTGCTGTTCAGCGATGCGCCGCAGGTGCTGCTGGATAAGATTGAGCAGGTGATACGCTTAATCCGTTCGAAAGCCGTTGGCGTCTATTTTGTCTCGCAGAATCCGGCGGATATCCCGGATACGGTGCTCGGCCAGCTCGGCAACCGTGTTCAGCACGCACTCAGGGCGTTTACGCCGAAGGATCAGAAGGCGGTTAAAGTGGCCGCGCAGACCATGCGTGCCAACCCGGCGTTCGATACCGTCGCCGCCATTCAGGAACTCGGCACCGGCGAGGCGTTAATCTCCTTCCTGGATGAGAAAGGCAGCCCGTCAATGGTTCAGCGTGCGTCAGTGATCGCGCCCTTCTCAAGAATGGGACCGGTCACCGACGATGAGCGCAACGGGCTGATCAATCACTCTCCGCTCTCCGGCAAATACGAAGAAGCGGTCGATCGCGAATCGGCCTACGAGATGCTGAGCAAAGGCGTGCAGGCCGCCAGCGACAAAGCCAACGCGCCGCCGGCCAAAGGGCAAAAGGTTGAGGTCGATGACGGCATCCTCGGCGGACTGAAGGATATCCTGTTCGGCAGCACCGGCCCGCGCGGCGGCAAGCGAGATGGCGTGGTGCAAAGCGTCACCAAAAGCGCCGCGCGTCAGATTACCAATCAGATTATCCGTGGCGTGCTGGGCAGCATTATGGGCGGCCGTAAACGCTAA
- the lptF gene encoding LPS export ABC transporter permease LptF — protein sequence MIIIRYLVRETLKSQLAILFILLLIFFCQKLVRILGAAVDGEIPTNLVLTLLGLGVPEMAQLILPLSLFLAILMTLGRLYTESEITVMHACGLSKAVLVKAAMVLMLFTAIVAAVNVAWLGPWSSRYQSEVTQNAKANPGAAALAAGQFQQSGDGQSVMFIENVKGNNFGNVFLAQLRPKGNARPSVVLADKGHMTQGPDGSQIVTLDKGTRFEGTAMLRDFRITDFENYQAIVGHQDVVLDPNDAEQMDFKTLAQSDKPEFRSEFHWRLTLVFSVLVMALMVVPLSVVNPRQGRVLSMLPAMLLYLIFFLLQSSLRSSGQKARLDPALWMWVVNLSYLGLAVLLNVWDTVPMRRFRARFSKGGAY from the coding sequence GTGATCATCATTAGATATCTGGTAAGGGAAACACTCAAAAGCCAGCTGGCTATCCTCTTCATCCTGCTACTGATCTTCTTTTGTCAGAAGTTAGTCAGGATTTTAGGCGCGGCGGTGGACGGTGAGATCCCAACAAATTTAGTCCTGACATTATTAGGCCTTGGCGTGCCAGAAATGGCGCAGCTTATCCTGCCACTGAGCCTGTTTTTAGCCATTTTGATGACGCTTGGCCGGTTATACACCGAAAGCGAAATCACGGTGATGCACGCCTGCGGCTTGAGTAAAGCCGTACTGGTGAAGGCAGCGATGGTGCTGATGCTGTTCACCGCCATTGTTGCGGCGGTCAACGTTGCCTGGCTCGGGCCCTGGTCTTCGCGCTATCAAAGCGAAGTGACACAAAATGCTAAAGCTAACCCTGGCGCTGCTGCGCTGGCGGCGGGCCAGTTCCAGCAGTCTGGAGATGGTCAGTCGGTGATGTTCATTGAGAACGTTAAGGGCAACAACTTTGGCAACGTGTTCCTGGCGCAGCTGCGGCCGAAAGGCAACGCGCGTCCGTCGGTGGTGCTGGCGGATAAAGGCCATATGACCCAGGGGCCGGACGGTTCTCAGATTGTGACCCTTGATAAGGGCACGCGCTTTGAGGGCACGGCGATGCTGCGCGACTTCCGCATTACGGATTTCGAGAACTATCAGGCGATCGTGGGGCACCAGGACGTGGTGCTGGATCCGAACGATGCCGAGCAGATGGATTTCAAAACCCTTGCACAGTCCGACAAGCCGGAGTTCAGAAGCGAGTTCCACTGGCGCCTGACGCTGGTGTTCTCGGTGCTGGTGATGGCGCTGATGGTGGTGCCGCTCAGCGTGGTCAACCCACGTCAGGGCCGCGTGCTGTCGATGCTGCCTGCCATGCTGCTGTACCTGATCTTCTTCCTGCTGCAGAGCTCCCTGCGCTCCAGCGGACAAAAGGCACGCCTCGATCCGGCCTTGTGGATGTGGGTGGTGAACCTGTCTTATCTGGGGCTGGCCGTGTTGCTTAACGTGTGGGATACGGTGCCGATGCGGCGTTTCCGTGCCCGCTTTAGCAAGGGAGGAGCCTACTGA
- a CDS encoding S6 family peptidase, which yields MRQDVDLQDYRDFGENLGKYAVGNTDVNVYTTDGLLAGTLNFPMPDFGVSASQGYATLISPSYVAGVQHNGGYKTVSFGNGAKYGASYKLINRNEMSSLDFHVPRLNKVVTDTATIPYVTGTELTDTSRYTWYVRVGTGVQKQVDADTQTVVKLADAYTYRTGGTILNPSFSSDSLSWTTYAPTDARVTPLDIGAQTGDSGSPVLVYDNVEKIWKLAAVTATISGRYPYGLNTNSIYIQDAFVQQIIANNTDADVTDSSADGTLHWGSDSITQGSNSWSWHGVDAALPANATNEELDASKDLRFNGDGGTLVLDQAVNLGAGKLQFSSDYFVKSADGANSSWVGGGVEVDTGKTVRWQVNGLAGDALHKIGAGTLYVNASGSNGGSLNTGDGTVVLDQQADAEGNKQAFSSVTLVSGRPTVILKDADQVAADNIFFGYRGGTLDLNGNSLTFKNINHTDSGATVVNHHSASPASITLTGYSRDDVPFYRFNGSNHTGTIGSLYVYNNPYTKDTEYFQLNKTSYWYFPTDKTSTDTWIYLGTDGDALIESRLLQMNQMVFRGFLGGGGDQQGELNVNVSVPGSSAVTAFTGGMDLKGNLNVSQGTVLLSGQPVPHAAGLVVNDDWTTSRFSADLISVSKDSTLQVGEYAQVEANIAADDSSKVMLGYNASSSEADRVWRCYAVINADISTCSQPLRSATELAALAASTVTGDITLGENSLLTLGKVNYQGTIAAATSSNMTMDSGAFWQLSGNSRIGSLKAASGSTISLLAADGVAWSPTLFNLASLDANGLTISLAASPATEQGDKVTIEDAATGSNNILDIIVLADSAEPVRLLNDIVLLDAPAGTAHDYFTVPSVARGFSLYTPDYQVVDKDNRVQWLLAHNAVAEPEGVDEVETPVEPEVPVVPVTPVEPVTPVIPVEPETPAEPETPVVPVTPVEPETPVVPVTPAEPETPAEPETPVVPVTPVEPVTPVIPVEPETPAESETPVNPVTPSEPETSVEPDAPTEAETPAESEAPVVPETPAEPEASADPATPSEPEASADPVTPSEPETSVEPDAPAEAETPAESEAPVVPETPAETEASADAETPAEPEAAKSSSPEEAAKPEAPADPTPDKPASWFTVEDNKPLIRDTRALLASRQYVFSEAISQLHGRASLLRNAPQKSGEWVSIEQNKGSFEGFTVNQQSLNLGWDSVQGQTMFGFNAGYTQGTTKGNGQETHRMASVGADYSWSSPAGWFVDAAVRYMHLSQDLTFDPVLDIHHGKARSHILAGSVKSGYQFTADRGSLFISPYVGLSGGSLSGFSLKSDSAQVGLSASTPYMATAGLELKKRGLWKTNPDVMLTAGVEYQYSPGKAGSSLTLSDSQQQRKFGALSDNRYRVHMGAEGKIADNWSLEGKSRSSMGGTFRTDYSGIAGINYHF from the coding sequence ATGAGACAGGATGTTGATCTCCAAGACTATCGTGATTTTGGCGAAAACCTCGGCAAGTATGCTGTGGGCAATACCGACGTTAATGTCTACACCACCGATGGCCTGCTTGCGGGGACGTTGAATTTCCCTATGCCAGATTTTGGGGTCTCCGCTTCCCAGGGTTACGCGACATTAATTTCCCCTTCCTATGTGGCCGGCGTACAACATAACGGTGGCTATAAAACGGTAAGTTTTGGTAATGGTGCCAAATACGGCGCCAGCTATAAATTAATTAACCGTAATGAAATGAGCTCGCTGGATTTTCATGTCCCACGCTTAAACAAAGTGGTGACGGATACCGCGACAATTCCCTATGTCACCGGCACAGAATTAACAGATACCAGCCGCTACACCTGGTACGTCCGTGTCGGTACCGGCGTCCAGAAACAGGTCGATGCCGACACTCAAACCGTCGTTAAGTTGGCCGATGCGTACACTTACCGCACCGGCGGCACGATTCTTAATCCCAGCTTCTCCAGCGATTCTCTCTCCTGGACCACCTATGCGCCGACGGATGCCCGCGTCACGCCGCTGGATATTGGTGCGCAGACTGGCGACAGCGGCAGTCCGGTGCTGGTTTATGACAACGTTGAGAAAATCTGGAAACTCGCCGCCGTCACCGCAACGATATCAGGCCGCTATCCCTACGGCCTGAACACCAATTCAATCTATATCCAGGATGCGTTTGTTCAACAAATCATCGCCAACAATACCGATGCGGATGTTACCGACAGCAGTGCAGATGGCACGCTGCACTGGGGCTCAGACAGCATCACCCAGGGAAGCAACAGCTGGTCATGGCATGGTGTCGACGCCGCGTTACCCGCCAACGCCACAAACGAGGAGCTGGATGCGTCCAAAGATCTGCGCTTTAACGGTGACGGCGGCACGCTGGTGCTGGATCAGGCGGTCAACCTCGGCGCAGGAAAGCTGCAATTTTCCAGTGACTACTTCGTTAAATCGGCCGATGGCGCAAACAGCAGTTGGGTTGGCGGCGGTGTTGAGGTTGATACCGGTAAAACCGTGCGCTGGCAGGTTAACGGGCTGGCCGGTGATGCCCTGCATAAAATTGGTGCAGGTACGCTGTACGTCAATGCCAGCGGGAGCAATGGCGGCAGCCTGAATACCGGCGACGGTACGGTGGTGCTCGATCAACAGGCGGACGCAGAGGGCAACAAGCAGGCGTTCTCCTCGGTGACCCTCGTCAGCGGACGCCCGACGGTGATTCTGAAGGATGCCGATCAGGTGGCGGCAGATAATATCTTCTTCGGTTATCGCGGCGGCACGCTCGACCTTAACGGCAACAGCCTGACGTTCAAAAACATCAATCATACCGACAGCGGTGCCACGGTGGTGAACCATCATTCCGCCAGCCCGGCCTCGATCACTCTGACCGGATACAGCCGTGATGACGTGCCTTTTTACCGGTTCAACGGAAGCAATCACACCGGAACCATCGGGTCGCTCTATGTTTACAACAACCCTTACACCAAAGACACCGAATATTTCCAGCTTAACAAGACGTCCTACTGGTATTTCCCGACCGATAAAACCAGCACCGATACCTGGATCTATTTAGGTACCGATGGCGACGCCCTGATCGAAAGCCGGCTGTTACAGATGAACCAGATGGTTTTTCGCGGCTTTCTGGGTGGCGGTGGCGACCAGCAAGGCGAGTTGAACGTCAATGTCAGTGTACCCGGCTCCTCTGCCGTAACCGCGTTCACTGGCGGCATGGATCTGAAGGGAAATCTGAACGTCTCGCAGGGTACCGTCCTGCTCTCGGGCCAGCCGGTTCCTCATGCGGCCGGCCTGGTGGTTAATGACGACTGGACAACCTCCCGCTTCAGCGCCGACCTTATTTCCGTTAGCAAAGACAGCACGTTGCAGGTCGGCGAGTATGCCCAGGTTGAGGCGAATATCGCTGCGGACGACTCATCTAAAGTAATGCTGGGCTATAACGCCAGCTCATCTGAGGCGGACCGTGTCTGGCGCTGTTATGCGGTGATCAATGCCGACATCTCCACCTGCAGCCAGCCACTGCGCAGCGCGACTGAACTGGCTGCGCTGGCTGCCAGCACCGTCACTGGCGATATCACGCTGGGCGAAAACAGCCTGCTGACGCTCGGTAAAGTGAACTATCAGGGAACGATTGCGGCGGCCACCAGCAGCAATATGACTATGGACAGCGGCGCGTTCTGGCAGTTGAGCGGCAACAGCCGCATTGGGTCTTTGAAAGCCGCCTCCGGCTCCACTATTTCTCTGCTGGCTGCGGATGGCGTGGCCTGGTCGCCAACCCTCTTTAATCTGGCATCGCTGGATGCCAACGGGCTGACGATTAGCCTCGCGGCTTCGCCTGCCACCGAGCAGGGCGACAAAGTGACCATTGAGGATGCCGCAACGGGCAGTAATAACATTCTGGATATCATCGTGCTGGCCGATTCGGCAGAACCGGTGAGGTTGTTGAATGACATTGTGTTGCTGGATGCCCCAGCCGGCACGGCGCATGATTACTTTACCGTTCCCTCAGTTGCCCGCGGCTTCAGCCTGTATACACCGGACTATCAGGTGGTCGACAAAGATAACCGCGTGCAATGGTTGCTGGCGCATAACGCCGTGGCAGAGCCGGAAGGGGTTGATGAGGTTGAAACACCGGTTGAACCTGAAGTGCCGGTGGTTCCGGTAACTCCGGTTGAACCTGTAACACCAGTGATTCCAGTTGAACCTGAAACGCCTGCTGAACCTGAAACGCCAGTGGTTCCGGTAACTCCGGTTGAACCTGAAACACCAGTGGTGCCGGTAACACCAGCGGAACCTGAAACGCCTGCTGAACCTGAAACACCAGTGGTTCCGGTAACTCCGGTTGAACCTGTAACACCAGTGATTCCAGTTGAACCTGAAACGCCTGCTGAATCTGAAACGCCAGTCAATCCGGTAACACCTTCAGAACCTGAAACCTCGGTTGAACCTGACGCACCAACTGAAGCCGAAACACCGGCAGAATCTGAAGCGCCAGTGGTTCCTGAAACCCCAGCCGAACCTGAAGCATCTGCGGATCCCGCAACACCTTCAGAACCTGAAGCATCTGCGGACCCCGTAACACCTTCAGAACCTGAAACCTCGGTTGAACCTGACGCACCAGCAGAAGCCGAAACACCGGCAGAATCTGAAGCGCCAGTGGTTCCTGAAACCCCAGCCGAAACTGAAGCATCTGCTGATGCAGAAACCCCTGCCGAACCTGAAGCGGCGAAGTCCTCATCGCCAGAAGAAGCGGCTAAACCCGAAGCACCTGCCGACCCGACTCCCGACAAGCCTGCCAGCTGGTTTACCGTCGAGGATAACAAGCCGTTGATCCGCGATACCCGTGCGTTACTGGCTTCCCGCCAGTATGTCTTCAGCGAAGCAATAAGCCAGCTGCATGGACGCGCCTCGCTGCTGCGCAATGCGCCGCAAAAAAGCGGTGAATGGGTGTCGATTGAGCAGAACAAGGGCAGCTTCGAAGGATTCACGGTGAATCAGCAGTCTCTGAACCTCGGCTGGGACAGCGTGCAGGGGCAGACGATGTTCGGCTTTAATGCCGGCTACACCCAGGGCACCACCAAGGGTAACGGGCAGGAAACTCACCGTATGGCGAGCGTTGGCGCTGACTACTCCTGGTCGTCTCCGGCTGGCTGGTTTGTTGATGCCGCGGTGCGCTATATGCACCTCAGCCAGGATCTGACCTTCGATCCGGTGCTGGATATTCACCACGGTAAAGCGAGAAGCCATATCCTGGCCGGCAGCGTTAAAAGCGGCTATCAGTTCACTGCCGATCGCGGCTCGCTGTTTATCTCGCCGTACGTAGGTTTGAGTGGCGGCAGCCTGTCTGGCTTCAGCCTGAAGAGCGACAGCGCGCAGGTTGGCCTCAGCGCCAGCACGCCTTATATGGCTACCGCCGGGCTGGAGTTGAAGAAGCGTGGCCTGTGGAAGACGAATCCGGATGTGATGTTAACGGCGGGGGTTGAATATCAGTATTCGCCGGGCAAAGCCGGTTCCAGCCTGACGCTTTCAGACAGCCAGCAGCAACGCAAATTCGGCGCGTTATCGGATAACCGCTACCGTGTGCATATGGGTGCCGAAGGCAAGATTGCCGATAACTGGTCGCTGGAAGGGAAATCCAGAAGCAGCATGGGTGGCACCTTCCGCACCGACTACAGCGGCATCGCAGGCATCAATTACCACTTCTGA
- the lptG gene encoding LPS export ABC transporter permease LptG — translation MFGVLDRYIGKTIFNTIMATLFMLVSLSGIIKFVDQLRKTGQGEYTALGAGLYTVLSVPKDIEIFFPMAALLGALLGLGTLAQRSELVVMQASGFTRMQIAASVMKTAIPLVLLTMAIGEFVAPQGEQMARNYRAQQLVGGSLLSTQNGLWAKDGDNFIFIEQIKDNSELSGISIYSFNKERRLETVRYAASAKYNVDKKRWDLAEVDQSNLTDPKQVTGSQTLSGEWKTTLTPDKLGVVALDPDALSISGLYNYVKYLKQSGQVSSRYQLNMWSKIFQPLSVAVMMLMALSFIFGPLRSVSMGMRVVTGISFGFIFYVLDQIFGPLSLVYNIPPIMGALLPSGAFFAISVYMLLKRR, via the coding sequence ATGTTTGGCGTACTCGACAGATATATCGGTAAAACCATCTTCAACACCATCATGGCAACGCTGTTTATGCTGGTGTCGCTGTCCGGCATCATCAAGTTTGTCGACCAGCTGCGCAAAACGGGCCAGGGCGAATACACTGCGCTGGGTGCCGGTTTGTACACCGTGCTGAGCGTGCCGAAAGATATCGAAATCTTCTTCCCGATGGCGGCGCTGTTAGGCGCGTTGTTGGGACTGGGCACGCTGGCGCAGCGCAGTGAGCTGGTGGTGATGCAGGCGTCGGGCTTCACCCGTATGCAGATTGCCGCCTCGGTAATGAAAACCGCCATTCCGCTGGTGCTGTTGACCATGGCCATCGGCGAATTTGTTGCGCCGCAGGGCGAGCAGATGGCGCGTAACTACCGTGCTCAACAGCTGGTGGGCGGCTCGCTGCTGTCGACGCAAAATGGTCTGTGGGCGAAAGATGGCGATAACTTTATCTTTATCGAACAGATCAAAGATAACAGCGAACTCAGTGGTATCAGCATCTACAGCTTCAACAAAGAGCGTCGTCTGGAGACCGTGCGTTATGCGGCATCGGCCAAGTACAACGTGGATAAAAAACGCTGGGATCTGGCGGAAGTGGATCAGTCGAATCTGACCGATCCAAAACAGGTGACCGGTAGCCAGACGCTGAGCGGCGAATGGAAAACCACCTTAACGCCAGACAAGCTGGGCGTGGTGGCGCTGGATCCGGATGCGCTGTCGATCAGCGGCCTCTACAATTACGTGAAGTACCTGAAGCAGAGTGGCCAGGTGTCCAGCCGTTATCAGCTGAATATGTGGAGTAAAATCTTCCAGCCGTTGTCGGTGGCGGTGATGATGCTGATGGCGCTGTCGTTTATCTTTGGTCCGCTGCGCAGCGTATCGATGGGGATGCGCGTGGTCACCGGGATCAGCTTTGGCTTTATCTTCTACGTGCTTGACCAGATTTTCGGTCCGCTAAGCCTGGTTTACAACATTCCGCCGATTATGGGCGCCCTGTTGCCAAGCGGTGCGTTCTTCGCGATCAGCGTCTATATGTTGCTGAAGCGGCGATAA
- a CDS encoding DUF2501 domain-containing protein, translating to MKFSKMVLAVTVSTSLFAGVASAASWQDQLSSAASTLSQNSNSSTAASGTTPQPAGTSLSSLTSLLGGGNQALSSSTMTNATGVLQYCVKNNLVDNNVSSVKDQLMGKLGLTDTAKQQETTDYKQGLMGLLNTGNNQQVNLSSLGDTAMGKKVKTKACDLVLKQGKQFIS from the coding sequence ATGAAATTTTCTAAGATGGTTTTGGCAGTAACGGTTTCTACTTCCTTGTTCGCAGGCGTGGCTTCTGCAGCCAGCTGGCAGGATCAGCTGAGCAGCGCAGCGTCTACGCTCAGCCAGAACTCAAATTCTTCCACTGCGGCTTCAGGCACCACGCCTCAGCCTGCGGGAACGTCGCTTAGCTCGCTGACCAGCCTGTTGGGCGGCGGCAATCAGGCACTCAGCTCCAGCACCATGACCAATGCCACTGGCGTGCTGCAATACTGCGTGAAGAACAATCTGGTGGATAACAACGTCAGCTCGGTGAAAGACCAGCTGATGGGCAAACTGGGTCTGACCGACACGGCGAAGCAGCAGGAAACTACCGATTACAAACAGGGCCTGATGGGTCTGCTGAACACCGGTAACAATCAGCAGGTGAACCTCAGCAGCCTGGGCGATACCGCGATGGGCAAGAAGGTGAAAACCAAAGCCTGTGACCTGGTTCTGAAGCAGGGCAAACAGTTTATCTCTTAA
- a CDS encoding DUF445 domain-containing protein → MDKELELTRAKRTPLLLLCGAAGVFIGTVLYPLWFPNNHWVGALKAISEASMVGGLADWFAVSALFSRVPIPLVGRHTAIIPRNKDRIADNLALFVQDKFLNTTSLLTLIRRHDPAQMIANWLSSPENAARLGGYLLKIVRGFLDLADDQRIQAFMRRAIHKAIDKVDLSQSAAMVLESLTKNNRHQTLLDDAIAQLLHLVNKPGTHEFIAQQVMRYLKREHPLKEKMLPTEWVGDKSAEMAANAVRSILNDIEQDGAHEIRQGFNRAVQRLIERLRNDPEMQLKAEEIKEYLKQDDALNTYISQLWGDLRNWLKADLDKEDSVLHSKVSAAGQWLGETLMQDANLRASLNQHMEEAATSAAPEFSAFLSRHISDTVKSWDAKDMSHQVELNIGKDLQRIRINGTVVGGVIGLILWGLSQVPALLAWAQLT, encoded by the coding sequence ATGGACAAAGAACTCGAACTCACCAGAGCTAAACGTACGCCGTTGCTGCTGTTATGCGGCGCGGCAGGGGTCTTTATCGGCACCGTGCTTTACCCGCTGTGGTTTCCGAATAATCATTGGGTCGGTGCGCTGAAGGCCATTTCTGAAGCGTCGATGGTCGGCGGACTGGCCGACTGGTTTGCGGTCAGCGCGCTGTTCAGCCGCGTGCCGATCCCGCTGGTTGGGCGCCATACCGCCATCATCCCGCGCAATAAAGACCGCATCGCCGATAACCTCGCGCTGTTTGTGCAGGACAAATTCCTTAACACCACCTCGCTGCTGACGCTGATACGTCGTCACGATCCGGCGCAAATGATTGCCAACTGGCTGAGCAGCCCGGAGAACGCGGCACGGCTGGGCGGCTATCTGCTGAAGATCGTGCGCGGTTTCCTCGATCTGGCAGATGACCAGCGCATTCAGGCATTTATGCGTCGCGCGATTCATAAAGCGATCGATAAGGTCGATTTGTCGCAGTCGGCGGCGATGGTGCTGGAAAGTCTGACCAAGAATAACCGTCACCAGACGCTGCTGGACGATGCCATCGCGCAGCTGCTGCATCTGGTGAACAAGCCGGGCACCCACGAGTTTATCGCCCAGCAGGTGATGCGTTATCTCAAGCGCGAGCATCCACTGAAAGAGAAGATGCTGCCAACCGAATGGGTTGGCGATAAAAGTGCGGAGATGGCCGCCAATGCGGTGCGATCGATCCTCAACGATATCGAGCAGGATGGCGCGCATGAGATCCGTCAGGGCTTTAACCGTGCGGTGCAACGGCTGATCGAGCGGCTGCGCAACGATCCGGAAATGCAGCTGAAGGCCGAAGAGATTAAAGAGTACCTGAAGCAGGATGACGCGCTGAATACCTATATCAGCCAGCTGTGGGGCGACCTGCGGAACTGGCTGAAAGCGGATCTGGATAAGGAAGATTCTGTGCTGCACAGCAAAGTCAGCGCCGCCGGACAGTGGCTGGGGGAAACCCTGATGCAGGATGCCAACTTACGCGCCTCGCTCAACCAGCATATGGAAGAGGCTGCGACCAGCGCTGCACCAGAGTTTTCGGCGTTCTTAAGCCGCCATATCAGCGACACGGTGAAAAGCTGGGATGCGAAGGATATGTCGCATCAGGTTGAGCTGAATATCGGCAAGGATCTACAGCGCATTCGCATTAACGGCACGGTGGTGGGTGGCGTGATTGGGCTGATCCTGTGGGGACTCTCGCAGGTTCCCGCCCTGCTCGCCTGGGCACAACTCACATAG